The Lysobacter enzymogenes genome window below encodes:
- a CDS encoding DesA family fatty acid desaturase, whose protein sequence is MPASLIDFLAGGLVQASFWELVVYFLVVTQLTILSVTLYLHRSMAHRSVDFHPVLAHFFRFWTWLTTSMITKEWAAIHRKHHAKCETEDDPHSPQFKGIDTVMWRGVELYRQARSEREDIEKYGKGCPDDWIERKLYTPWATFGPVLLLLSSFALFGFAGVAIWALQMVWIPFWAAGVVNGLGHWWGYRNFETTDTATNLTPWGFWIGGEELHNNHHAFPSSAKFALRKWEFDIGWTAIRGLAALRLAKVLRVAPTLDVRPNIAMPDGETLKALLAIRFQAMTDFYRNVTLPTLREDAGDRMRALPRRLRKGLADGGRWLDDGARTRLQNWVAERPRMAQLADFRQRLAQVLDDRSHDAQATLQRLHAWCVEAEASGIQSLQAFSARLKGYALAPARY, encoded by the coding sequence ATGCCCGCGTCCCTGATCGATTTCCTCGCCGGAGGCCTGGTCCAGGCCAGCTTCTGGGAATTGGTCGTCTACTTCCTGGTGGTGACCCAGCTCACCATCCTGTCGGTCACCTTGTACCTGCACCGCTCGATGGCGCACCGCTCGGTCGACTTCCATCCGGTGCTGGCGCATTTCTTCCGTTTCTGGACCTGGCTGACCACCTCGATGATCACCAAGGAGTGGGCGGCGATCCATCGCAAGCACCACGCCAAGTGCGAGACCGAGGACGACCCGCACAGCCCGCAGTTCAAGGGCATCGACACGGTGATGTGGCGCGGCGTGGAGCTCTACCGCCAGGCCCGCAGCGAGCGCGAGGACATCGAGAAGTACGGCAAGGGCTGCCCGGACGACTGGATCGAACGCAAGCTCTACACCCCGTGGGCGACCTTCGGCCCGGTGCTGTTGCTGCTGTCGAGCTTCGCCCTGTTCGGCTTCGCCGGCGTGGCGATCTGGGCGCTGCAGATGGTGTGGATCCCGTTCTGGGCCGCCGGCGTGGTCAACGGCCTGGGCCACTGGTGGGGCTACCGCAATTTCGAAACCACCGACACCGCGACCAACCTGACCCCGTGGGGCTTCTGGATCGGCGGCGAAGAACTGCACAACAACCACCACGCGTTCCCGAGCTCGGCCAAGTTCGCCCTGCGCAAGTGGGAGTTCGACATCGGCTGGACCGCGATCCGCGGCCTCGCCGCGCTGCGCCTGGCCAAGGTGCTGCGGGTCGCGCCGACCCTGGACGTGCGCCCGAACATCGCCATGCCCGACGGCGAAACCCTGAAGGCGCTGCTGGCGATCCGCTTCCAGGCGATGACCGATTTCTACCGCAACGTGACCCTGCCGACCCTGCGCGAAGACGCCGGCGACCGCATGCGCGCGTTGCCGCGGCGGCTGCGCAAGGGCCTGGCCGACGGCGGCCGCTGGCTCGACGACGGCGCCCGCACGCGCTTGCAGAACTGGGTCGCCGAGCGTCCGCGCATGGCCCAGCTGGCCGATTTCCGCCAGCGCCTGGCGCAGGTGCTGGACGACCGCTCGCACGACGCCCAGGCCACGCTGCAGCGCCTGCACGCCTGGTGCGTGGAGGCCGAAGCCAGCGGCATCCAGTCGCTGCAGGCGTTCTCGGCGCGGCTCAAGGGCTACGCGCTGGCGCCGGCGCGCTACTGA
- a CDS encoding kanamycin nucleotidyltransferase C-terminal domain-containing protein — MDYALPQGELDTLFAGPQSVTSEQRRDLVALILERLRERYGERLLAVALYGSTARDSDGPYSDVELWAVLDDAAFGADFDESLEWVHGRGKAEVNLMSRSAVEAFAREVDEAWPISHGQFVYSRALWIAPDHGALFETLRSLAAHPDDAEVERAMAEIVVGELYELIGKLRNRYARKPLALLAGEFAVHVACLAGLAERHLYASAGTMFDEAADLPGPDGAVELYRLVAKGELGDEARLVATLERVWAGLEAWVGEVALTEAVRRRCVAGER; from the coding sequence ATGGATTACGCACTGCCCCAGGGCGAACTCGACACCCTGTTCGCCGGACCGCAATCGGTCACCTCCGAGCAACGCCGCGACCTGGTCGCCCTCATCCTCGAACGCTTGCGCGAGCGCTACGGCGAACGCCTGCTGGCGGTGGCGCTGTACGGCTCCACCGCGCGCGACAGCGACGGCCCGTATTCGGACGTGGAGCTGTGGGCGGTGCTCGACGACGCCGCGTTCGGCGCGGACTTCGACGAATCGCTGGAATGGGTGCACGGCCGCGGCAAGGCCGAGGTCAACCTGATGTCGCGCAGCGCGGTGGAAGCGTTCGCGCGCGAAGTCGACGAGGCCTGGCCGATCAGCCACGGCCAGTTCGTGTATTCGCGCGCGCTGTGGATCGCGCCGGATCACGGCGCGCTGTTCGAGACCTTGCGTTCGCTGGCCGCGCATCCGGACGACGCCGAAGTCGAACGGGCGATGGCCGAGATCGTGGTCGGCGAGCTGTACGAGCTGATCGGCAAGCTGCGCAACCGCTACGCGCGCAAGCCGCTGGCGCTGCTGGCCGGCGAGTTCGCCGTGCACGTGGCCTGCCTGGCCGGGCTGGCCGAGCGCCATCTGTACGCCAGCGCCGGCACGATGTTCGACGAAGCCGCCGATCTGCCGGGGCCGGACGGCGCGGTCGAGCTGTACCGGCTGGTGGCGAAGGGCGAGCTCGGCGACGAAGCGCGCCTGGTCGCGACGCTGGAGCGGGTGTGGGCCGGCCTGGAAGCCTGGGTGGGCGAGGTGGCGCTGACCGAGGCCGTGCGCCGGCGTTGCGTGGCGGGCGAGCGCTGA
- a CDS encoding ABC transporter ATP-binding protein, with amino-acid sequence MNAALELHGLQHRYDEHAVLHGIDLQLMPGDFVALIGPNGSGKTTLLHCLAGLLRPSAGRVLIGGRDLAREPLAAKRALGFAVDPARLPPLLSGRECLRLFAGARGLDAIPEATLALCATLSLDAMLDRRIGQYSLGTRQKLAIALGLLGEPPLLVLDEPLNGLDPLSAYALKRHLQQLARERGAAVLLATHSLDVAERFITRAALLVDGWLRREWAAGELDAIRADPARSLEQSMVEALAGSGADATARRDGDS; translated from the coding sequence ATGAACGCCGCGCTGGAACTGCATGGGCTGCAGCACCGTTACGACGAACACGCGGTGCTGCACGGCATCGACCTGCAGCTGATGCCCGGCGATTTCGTCGCGCTGATCGGCCCCAACGGTTCGGGCAAGACCACCTTGCTGCACTGCCTGGCCGGCCTGCTGCGGCCGAGCGCCGGGCGGGTGCTGATCGGCGGCCGCGACCTCGCCCGCGAGCCGCTCGCGGCCAAGCGCGCGCTCGGCTTCGCGGTCGACCCGGCGCGGCTGCCGCCGCTGCTGAGCGGGCGCGAATGCCTGCGCCTGTTCGCCGGCGCGCGCGGCCTGGACGCGATTCCCGAGGCGACGCTGGCGTTGTGCGCGACCTTGTCGCTGGACGCGATGCTCGACCGCCGCATCGGCCAGTACTCGCTCGGCACCCGGCAGAAACTGGCGATCGCGCTGGGCCTGCTCGGCGAGCCGCCGCTGCTGGTGCTGGACGAACCGCTCAACGGCCTGGACCCGCTCAGCGCCTACGCGCTCAAGCGCCATCTGCAACAGCTCGCGCGCGAACGCGGCGCGGCGGTGCTGCTGGCGACGCATTCGCTGGACGTGGCCGAGCGTTTCATCACCCGTGCGGCGTTGCTGGTGGATGGGTGGCTGCGGCGGGAGTGGGCGGCGGGCGAACTCGACGCCATCCGCGCCGATCCGGCGCGGTCGCTCGAGCAGTCGATGGTGGAGGCGTTGGCGGGGTCCGGCGCCGACGCTACGGCCAGGCGCGACGGCGATTCATAG